A single genomic interval of Thiomicrorhabdus sp. harbors:
- a CDS encoding helix-turn-helix transcriptional regulator, translating to MNAHTNVQIIEQGGKPAFAVLPYEEYLSLTNEKIYFPQEVVDLMFEKDLSLYAAWRKHLGFTQKEMAEKLEVSQTRISDIEKHPERVGVKTQKAFAEALGINYKQLDLDD from the coding sequence ATGAACGCACATACTAATGTACAAATCATTGAGCAGGGTGGTAAACCAGCTTTTGCCGTTTTACCTTATGAGGAATATTTATCTTTAACAAATGAAAAAATCTATTTTCCACAAGAAGTAGTAGATTTAATGTTTGAAAAAGATTTATCTCTTTATGCCGCATGGAGAAAACATTTAGGATTTACACAAAAAGAAATGGCCGAGAAATTGGAAGTGTCTCAAACAAGAATATCTGACATTGAAAAACACCCTGAAAGAGTAGGTGTTAAAACTCAAAAAGCTTTTGCTGAAGCTTTGGGAATTAACTATAAACAGCTTGATTTAGATGATTAA
- a CDS encoding type II toxin-antitoxin system RelE/ParE family toxin has product MFKVEWEKKALKQLMKLKNKIMANKIRLAVKDELPEFQKSKNVKALKNHDYEYRLRVGDFRVFFNVNDEIEIVFIEEVKKRDERTY; this is encoded by the coding sequence ATGTTTAAAGTTGAATGGGAAAAGAAAGCTTTAAAACAATTGATGAAACTTAAAAATAAAATCATGGCTAATAAAATTAGATTAGCCGTTAAAGATGAGTTACCAGAATTTCAAAAATCAAAAAATGTTAAAGCTTTAAAAAACCATGATTATGAATATAGATTAAGAGTTGGAGACTTTAGAGTCTTTTTTAATGTTAATGATGAAATTGAAATTGTTTTTATTGAAGAGGTGAAAAAACGTGATGAACGCACATACTAA